In Pseudomonadota bacterium, a single window of DNA contains:
- a CDS encoding CsgG/HfaB family protein: MKICKTILYRFIIVGIMALFMCACASTQSTKVDLKPLTSFEFGQRHIVAVIPFKYKAEQEQYKNLSNKLVDLTLDELLESKRFRAIERSRIDAVLKEIQLSQTGIIDEKAANRIGKQLGAEMILVGNLISIKPTMSRDSMGIMWQETRGFEISLQGRIINVETGEIMASAKATGMEGQQEKMALGAKTGVIAAEETLINKAAETAIRILVNDLSSQISPKPDL, translated from the coding sequence TTGAAAATCTGTAAAACAATCTTGTACCGTTTTATTATTGTCGGGATAATGGCCTTATTCATGTGTGCCTGTGCTTCTACACAGAGCACGAAAGTTGACCTGAAGCCTTTGACTTCATTTGAGTTTGGGCAAAGACATATAGTCGCGGTTATCCCTTTTAAATACAAGGCTGAGCAGGAACAGTATAAAAACCTGAGCAATAAACTGGTTGACCTGACCCTCGATGAGCTTCTTGAAAGTAAAAGATTCCGGGCTATTGAACGTAGCCGCATTGATGCCGTTCTAAAAGAAATACAATTGAGCCAAACGGGTATCATAGATGAAAAAGCAGCAAACCGGATCGGCAAGCAACTGGGAGCCGAAATGATTTTGGTGGGAAATTTGATTTCAATTAAGCCGACCATGTCACGCGACAGCATGGGTATTATGTGGCAAGAAACCCGTGGATTTGAGATTAGCTTGCAGGGACGTATCATTAATGTAGAAACCGGCGAAATCATGGCCTCAGCAAAAGCAACCGGTATGGAAGGACAGCAAGAAAAAATGGCTTTGGGTGCCAAAACAGGAGTTATTGCAGCCGAAGAAACCTTAATTAACAAAGCCGCAGAAACTGCGATAAGAATATTGGTGAATGATTTATCAAGCCAGATATCGCCTAAGCCTGACCTATAG
- a CDS encoding NYN domain-containing protein, translating to MEKTDKLAVLIDAENAQPSIVDGLLAEIANYGVASVKRIYGDWTGPGLKGWKEVLLQYSIQPMQQFAYTKGKNATDSAMIIDAMDLLYTGNFNGFCIVSSDSDFTKLASRIREAGLIVYGFGEQKTPSAFVSACDKFIYTEVLRAKTGESEAIAKKSSNDLRKDTKLVSLLRNAVEASSDESGWAHLAHVGSNIAKQSPEFDPRNYGYGKLGELVSATKLFDMDERQIGSTASKVIYVRDKRNRQIESSDN from the coding sequence ATGGAAAAAACAGACAAGTTAGCAGTTTTAATAGATGCGGAAAATGCTCAACCAAGCATTGTGGATGGTTTACTGGCAGAAATAGCGAATTACGGCGTAGCCAGTGTCAAGAGAATCTATGGTGATTGGACAGGGCCCGGCTTAAAAGGTTGGAAAGAGGTTCTGTTGCAATATTCGATACAACCAATGCAGCAATTCGCGTACACAAAAGGAAAAAACGCAACTGACAGCGCAATGATTATTGATGCAATGGACTTATTATACACCGGAAACTTTAACGGATTTTGTATAGTATCGAGTGATAGTGATTTTACCAAGCTGGCATCAAGAATAAGAGAAGCGGGATTAATAGTATATGGTTTTGGAGAGCAAAAAACACCTTCCGCTTTTGTTTCAGCCTGTGACAAATTCATTTACACAGAAGTACTTCGTGCAAAGACCGGTGAAAGTGAAGCGATTGCCAAAAAATCCAGCAATGATTTAAGAAAAGATACAAAACTGGTAAGCTTGTTACGTAATGCAGTAGAAGCATCCTCTGATGAAAGCGGATGGGCTCATCTTGCACATGTTGGTAGTAATATTGCAAAACAATCACCTGAATTTGACCCGCGTAATTACGGATATGGAAAGCTTGGTGAGCTGGTTTCCGCAACTAAGCTTTTTGATATGGATGAAAGGCAAATAGGTAGCACTGCCTCAAAGGTCATTTATGTTCGTGATAAGCGAAATAGACAGATCGAATCTTCAGATAATTGA